In a genomic window of Deltaproteobacteria bacterium:
- a CDS encoding IS5 family transposase, producing MRGTDPRQEGMFSYVSPEARVPKDHPLRPIREMVNRALEELSRELEAMYSHTGRPSIAPEQLLRALLVQVLYSIRSERLLVEQLDYNLLFRWFVGLSMDDPVWDHSTFTKNRERLIGSDIAREFFAKILVQAREARLLSDEHFSVDGTLLEAWASMKSFRPKGGNGPGGGGRNAEADFRGEKRSNATHESSTDPQALQYRKSKGQEAKLCYLGHALMDNRHGLIVDTRTTQAGGRAERESALAMLEARPGKGRLTVGADKGYDTKDFVEGLRWVNVSPHVAQNDCNRRSAIDRRTTRHPGYAHSQRVRKRIEEAFGWAKTVGGLRKLKHRGLPKVDFQFTLTFAAYNLVRLRTLGAGT from the coding sequence ATGAGAGGCACAGATCCGCGTCAAGAAGGCATGTTCAGCTATGTATCGCCGGAAGCTCGGGTACCCAAGGACCATCCGTTGCGGCCGATCCGGGAGATGGTGAACCGGGCGCTGGAAGAGCTGTCGAGGGAGTTGGAGGCGATGTACTCGCACACGGGGCGGCCTTCGATCGCGCCGGAACAGTTGCTGCGGGCGCTTTTGGTGCAGGTTCTTTACTCGATCCGCAGCGAGCGGCTTTTGGTGGAGCAACTGGACTACAACCTTCTGTTCCGGTGGTTCGTGGGTCTGTCGATGGACGACCCGGTATGGGACCACTCGACATTCACGAAGAACCGGGAGCGGTTGATCGGCTCGGACATCGCTCGGGAGTTCTTTGCGAAGATCCTGGTGCAGGCGCGTGAGGCGCGGCTTCTGTCGGATGAACACTTCAGCGTGGATGGGACGTTGCTGGAGGCGTGGGCGTCGATGAAGTCGTTTCGTCCCAAGGGAGGAAACGGACCGGGCGGTGGTGGGCGCAATGCCGAGGCAGACTTTCGGGGAGAGAAGCGCAGCAATGCAACCCATGAGTCGAGCACTGACCCGCAGGCCCTGCAGTACCGCAAGAGCAAGGGGCAGGAAGCGAAGTTGTGCTACCTGGGGCATGCTCTGATGGACAACCGCCATGGACTGATCGTCGACACGCGCACTACCCAAGCCGGCGGCCGGGCTGAACGGGAGTCGGCGCTGGCCATGCTGGAGGCGCGACCCGGCAAGGGTCGGCTCACCGTGGGTGCGGACAAGGGATACGATACCAAAGACTTTGTCGAGGGGTTGCGCTGGGTGAACGTGAGTCCTCATGTGGCGCAGAACGACTGCAACCGGCGTTCGGCCATTGACCGCCGCACCACCCGTCACCCGGGCTACGCCCACAGCCAGCGGGTGCGCAAGCGGATCGAGGAGGCCTTCGGCTGGGCCAAGACCGTCGGCGGGTTGCGCAAACTCAAGCATCGGGGGTTACCCAAAGTGGACTTCCAGTTCACCCTGACCTTCGCTGCCTACAACCTGGTGCGGCTGCGAACCCTGGGAGCCGGCACGTGA
- a CDS encoding DUF4145 domain-containing protein, whose amino-acid sequence MAEFVYDCPHCGTRKAGFTRIGSDHGHAQGPKTTWNFMFVCRVCWKGILVRFSKVAELPAGVPRGVTFDFGGPMDVRGDPRAEGYSLEEVYPSPIAPSAPDHVPEHLADNYVEALNVLQGGHWTGAGVMFRRVLEIATKDLAPGTERDNLRKRISDLVANGTMDPGMGELADCIRDEGNFAAHDVDDFDQESAEQLHEFTSLFLTYTYTLPQRIKDANAKRKKP is encoded by the coding sequence ATGGCTGAGTTTGTTTACGATTGCCCCCATTGTGGTACGCGGAAAGCTGGCTTTACAAGGATCGGTTCGGATCACGGGCACGCTCAAGGCCCCAAAACCACATGGAACTTCATGTTCGTTTGCCGCGTGTGCTGGAAGGGTATCCTTGTCAGATTCTCCAAAGTCGCCGAACTCCCTGCTGGTGTTCCCCGCGGCGTCACCTTTGATTTCGGGGGTCCTATGGATGTCCGCGGTGATCCGCGCGCCGAAGGATACAGCCTCGAAGAGGTCTACCCGAGCCCCATTGCCCCTTCGGCCCCAGATCATGTCCCTGAACACTTGGCAGACAACTATGTCGAGGCCCTCAACGTCCTCCAGGGTGGCCACTGGACCGGCGCAGGGGTCATGTTCCGAAGGGTCTTGGAGATCGCTACCAAAGACCTTGCCCCTGGCACCGAGCGCGATAACCTCCGAAAACGAATCTCCGACTTGGTTGCCAACGGAACCATGGACCCCGGTATGGGCGAGTTGGCGGATTGCATCCGTGATGAAGGCAACTTTGCCGCCCACGACGTCGATGATTTCGACCAGGAATCCGCAGAACAACTCCATGAGTTCACTTCTCTCTTCCTGACCTACACCTATACTCTTCCGCAGAGAATTAAGGACGCAAATGCCAAGAGAAAAAAGCCTTAA